A genomic window from Osmia bicornis bicornis chromosome 4, iOsmBic2.1, whole genome shotgun sequence includes:
- the LOC114881190 gene encoding uncharacterized protein LOC114881190: protein MAEVTPPTSIKVNSAKSSSLRSAPKQMNNTNSLKRKVLQELLEISKKEKVTNAENATPERQTNLYPNSHVGPAYVDVKLKGQTLKKSRVQNLNHIVKAVNLMNAGVSEIKPRSIGTAELKFPSKESANTFVQSMKAEKSDLEAFIPYYRTEKRGLVKEIPSNASMEEIVHKSESPAKIVNAIRLNRKTYDQENKKASWLPSETVLITFEGNTLPNHIKIYGILNIQVHIYIEALKMCFKCMKYGHSSGRCGSTCVCQVTITS, encoded by the coding sequence ATGGCGGAGGTAACTCCTCCGACCAGTATAAAAGTTAACAGTGCAAAATCCAGTAGTTTGCGAAGTGCCCCAAAGCAAATGAATAACACCAACTccttgaaaagaaaagttttgCAAGAACTGTTGGAAATTAGCAAGAAGGAGAAAGTGACAAATGCAGAGAATGCTACACCAGAAAGGCAAACCAACCTCTATCCGAATAGCCATGTAGGCCCAGCCTACGTTGACGTAAAGCTTAAAGGACAAACGTTAAAAAAATCTAGAGTCCAAAATCTCAATCACATCGTCAAAGCGGTAAACCTAATGAACGCAGGGGTGTCCGAAATAAAACCCAGGAGTATTGGAACGGCAGAACTCAAATTTCCCAGCAAGGAGTCGGCCAACACATTTGTGCAGAGTATGAAGGCTGAAAAAAGTGACCTGGAAGCTTTCATTCCCTACTATAGAACAGAGAAAAGGGGCCTCGTAAAAGAAATTCCCTCTAATGCCTCGATGGAGGAAATAGTTCACAAATCTGAATCACCAGCTAAAATCGTCAATGCCATTAGACTCAATAGGAAAACGTATgatcaagaaaataaaaaagcaaGTTGGTTGCCCAGCGAAACAGTGCTAATTACATTTGAAGGCAACACACTGCCCAATCACATTAAAATATATGGGATTCTGAACATACAGGTTCACATCTATATTGAGGCCCTCAAAATGTGCTTCAAGTGCATGAAATATGGTCATTCATCAGGTCGATGCGGAAGCACCTGCGTCTGCCAAGTAACCATTACAagttaa